One part of the Oncorhynchus gorbuscha isolate QuinsamMale2020 ecotype Even-year unplaced genomic scaffold, OgorEven_v1.0 Un_scaffold_590, whole genome shotgun sequence genome encodes these proteins:
- the LOC124018914 gene encoding uncharacterized protein LOC124018914 has protein sequence MPADEPSAPSAQDAEQGQTDPQKEMDTVSRGEREEEQPGPSRVPPPRQGYCSCCQILYNNVEQHILSPRHREVVHSTRTYVPSGSLMERFLSDVIQHHPHRYNDPRPTHADLPSLSSPLVPREELLDLCASNDDWASFGTREHMPSSDDSSCQLVYVQEVDLASETRTSQPEEGRGGNVGSERLTPTAPDQDIRPSSEEGTHSHTPFPDHLPTHPTRHTPPPLHRKAHRKTNRRRERGSNSSSSMHPPCYPASPQLCATPTDQITQETPENQPPYRPRDRTPDPKPRTVNTGWAAWAGVPPWRRRETQKEQAFSSDHSDPEGDTIEEVIQRHCYGRSPTQHHQRDHNIWTGGERGEARGDTDSFHLSLPGSLGVGSGSDEDWDTPVQVAIGRGKERRKDIPVVVGLRQCGGEQEGRALACLMEVQVNMEDQMYTSQLDSALNPETRTAGEARMGETEGEMERTVEEILPALPHIPVSFLGKTWTQVLLEDEQKVENMVREFRQGRFICYFKSESLARHGKRSSRDMERGQKEGLEDGGGFPLVTMTMKMTTQNATGGGGRCQVVKVSHGTQTTAAIIPTIRQRTLDQTGTSPDILTLPCQDPGVDQEKTPMMKTRLCSLRLPVSYSRIMTPLQPKTTLIYVLSSPETPPFDPKPRLRPIARGNRGRKRSCDGCEGDVGAKVKYKRVPLRYYDPATHRILKTPPKGLNLTPSSGLPRPPQSHVVRQLFRSLSPDINTERQGGEGGRDGSGGRRRGRSGDSVASGSLLEAGGSFGAEGQGSSEAGSSVTTPFSRSSLSNSSRFLLSTLSPDTNSNPEVTRRRRGGERKLKMDRPLTPEKDHSPPYRPWTRGGRGERQPARRSSKRGRPPQISPPPKPPPPQDLSPTVRSRKGSSRRVAESKKLPRPKSPARGVTSTPLKQAIRTPSRRSSPRHTPAPLPTRTLRRSVRR, from the exons ATGCCTGCTGACGAGCCGTCTGCCCCCTCTGCTCAAG ATGCAGAGCAGGGTCAGACAGATCCACAGAAGGAGATGGACACTGTTAGCAG gggggagagggaggaggagcagcCCGGGCCATCAAGAGTTCCTCCCCCCAGACAGGGCTACTGCAGCTGCTGCCAGATACTCTACAACAACGTGGAGCAGCACATCCTAAGCCCCAGACACAGGGAGGTGGTTCATAGCACTCGCACCTACGTCCCCTCTGGAAGCCTGATGGAGAGATTCTTATCTGACGTAATCCAGCATCACCCGCACCGCTACAACGACCctcg CCCCACCCATGCTGACCTGCCATCTCTGAGCAGCCCGCTGGTTCCCAGGGAGGAGTTATTGGATCTCTGCGCCAGCAACGATGACTGGGCGTCGTTCGGAACCCGAGAGCACATGCCCAGCTCTGACGACTCTTCCTGTCAGCTTGTTTACGTACAGGAAGTGGATCTTGCCTCGGAAACAAGGACCAGCCAACCAGAAGAAGGTAGAGGGGGAAATGTGGGGTCAGAGAGGTTAACCCCAACTGCTCCAGACCAGGATATAAGACCAAGTTCTGAGGAAgggactcactcacacacacctttccCGGACCACTTACCAACACACCCCACGAGACACACCCCTCCTCCGCTCCACCGGAAAGCACACAGGAAGACCAAccggcggagagagagagggagcaactcctcttcctccatgcatCCTCCCTGCTACCCCGCTTCTCCACAGTTGTGTGCTACCCCAACGGACCAGATAACCCAGGAAACACCAGAGAACCAGCCTCCCTACAGGCCGAGGGACCGGACCCCAGACCCCAAGCCCCGGACGGTAAACACTGGCTGGGCCGCGTGGGCGGGGGTGCCCCCATGGAGGCGGAGGGAGACCCAGAAGGAGCAGGCGTTCTCCAGTGACCACTCCGACCCTGAGGGGGACACGATAGAGGAGGTGATCCAGAGACACTGCTACGGCCGCAGTCCCACACAACACCACCAGAGGGACCACAACATATGgacaggtggggagagaggagaggcaaggGGGGATACGGACAGCTTCCACCTTAGCCTCCCTGGCTCACTGGGAGTGGGTTCGGGATCGGATGAGGACTGGGATACCCCTGTGCAGGTGGCTATTGGGAGGGGGAAGGAGCGGAGGAAGGACATCCCTGTGGTCGTGGGCTTAAGGCAGTGTGGAGGGGAGCAGGAGGGCAGGGCCCTGGCCTGTCTCATGGAGGTACAGGTGAATATGGAAGACCAGATGTACACCAGCCAGCTGGATTCTGCCCTCAACCCTGAGACTAGGACAGCGGGGGAGGCAaggatgggggagacagagggagaaatggaaCGAACAGTGGAGGAGATTCTCCCTGCACTCCCCCACATCCCTGTGTCCTTCCTGGGGAAGACGTGGACCCAGGTGCTACTGGAGGACGAGCAGAAGGTGGAGAACATGGTCCGAGAGTTCCGACAAGGAAGGTTCATCTGCTACTTCAAAAGCGAATCCCTCGCCAG GCATGGGAAGCGGAGCAGCAGAGATATGGAGCGTGGCCAGAAGGAGGGGTTGGAAGACGGGGGTGGGTTCCCCTTGGTGACCATGACAATGAAGATGACGACCCAGAATgccacaggaggaggagggag GTGTCAGGTGGTCAAAGTGAGTCACGGGACACAGACTACAGCAGCCATCATCCCCACCATCCGACAGAGAACGCTGGACCAGACGGGCACATCCCCGGACATCCTAACGCTGCCCTGTCAGGACCCCGGCGTTGACCAGGAGAAGACCCCAATGATGAAGACAAGGCTGTGCTCTCTCCGCCTGCCTGTCTCCTACTCCCGCATCATGACCCCCCTGCAGCCCAAAACCACCCTGAtctatgtcctctcctcccccgaaACTCCTCCCTTTGACCCCAAGCCCCGCCTCAGACCTATCGCCAGGGGCAACCGTGGCAGGAAACGGTCATGTGACGGGTGTGAAGGCGACGTGGGGGCCAAGGTCAAATACAAAAGGGTTCCTCTGAGGTACTATGACCCTGCCACACACCGCATTCTGAAGACCCCCCCCAAGGGCTTGAATCTCACCCCCTCCTCTGGCCTCCCCAGACCCCCCCAGTCCCACGTGGTCAGACAACTGTTCAGGAGCCTGAGTCCAGACATcaatacagagagacaggggggagagggagggagagacgggtcggggggtaggaggaggggtcGTAGCGGGGACAGTGTGGCGTCGGGGTCACTCTTAGAGGCAGGGGGGTCATTTGGAGCTGAAGGTCAGGGTTCATCGGAGGCAGGGTCATCTGTGACTACGCCCTTCAGCCGCTCCTCTCTGTCCAATAGCAGCCGATTTCTACTGAGCACGCTCTCTCCCGACACAAACTCTAACCCAGAAGTGACCCGGCGGCGGAGAGGAGGAGAACGGAAGTTAAAGATGGACCGACCTCTAACCCCTGAGAAAGACCACTCTCCTCCGTACAGGCCTTGGACAAGAGGGGGTAGGGGAGAACGGCAACCAGCAAGACGCAGCTCCAAAAGGGGGCGACCACCTCAAATCAGCCCTCCACCTAAACCCCCACCACCCCAGGACCTCTCTCCCACAGTCCGGTCCAGGAAAGGGTCCTCGAGACGGGTCGCAGAGAGTAAGAAACTCCCAAGGCCCAAAAGCCCAGCCAGGGGGGTCACTTCGACCCCTCTGAAACAGGCCATCAGAACACCAAGCCGCCGGTCGTCCCCCCGACACACCCCTGCTCCACTGCCCACCCGAACACTGAGGAGGAGCGTGAGGAGATGA
- the LOC124018921 gene encoding elongation factor 1-beta-like — protein sequence MGFGDLKTPSGLKVLNDFLADKSYIEGWVPSQADVAVFDAIPSAPSTVQCHALRWYNHIKSFQNQKGSLPGVKKPLGQYGPSGVADNTAADSKDDDDDMDLFGSDDEEDAEAERLKEERIAAYAAKKSKKPTLIAKSSILLDVKPWDDETDMAKLEECVRSISMDGLLWGQSKLVPVGYGIKKLQIGCVVEDDKVGTDQLEEQITAFEDYVQSMDVAAFNKI from the exons ATGGGCTTTGGCGACCTGAAAACTCCTAGCGGCCTCAAGGTCCTCAACGACTTTTTAGCCGACAAGAGCTACATCGAGGG GTGGGTGCCCTCCCAGGCCGACGTGGCTGTGTTTGATGCAATCCCCTCAGCCCCCTCAACAGTCCAGTGCCATGCTCTTCGCTGGTACAACCACATCAAGTCATTCCAGAACCAGAAGGGCAG TTTGCCAGGAGTAAAGAAACCCCTGGGCCAGTATGGTCCTTCCGGGGTGGCAGACAACACAGCTGCAGACTCAAAGGATGACGACGATGACATGGACCTGTTTGGCTCTGACGACGAG GAGGACGCGGAGGCAGAAaggctgaaggaggagagaatcgCAGCTTACGCCGCCAAGAAGTCAAAGA AGCCCACACTCATCGCCAAGTCATCGATCCTGCTTGATGTGAAACCGTGGGATGATGAGACTGACATGGCCAAGCTGGAGGAGTGTGTTCGCAGCATCTCAATGGACGGCCTGCTTTGGGGACAGT CCAAGCTGGTACCAGTGGGCTATGGCATCAAGAAGCTGCAGATCGGGTGTGTGGTAGAGGACGACAAGGTGGGAACAGACCAGCTGGAGGAACAGATTACAGCCTTTGAGGACTACGTCCAGTCTATGGATGTGGCTGCCTTCAACAAGATCTAA